TGAGTAATGAGAGAAGCACCGGAGAGTCAATGTTGTGACTGATGAGGCTAGCCACGATATCAAAAACATTAGTTTCTGGTCCTATTATATGGTTATGATCCTATCACTGATTGAACAATGTGAGAAGATCGGTGTGATCGTATGTAAGAAAAGCTTTTACGATCATAATATACACGCTAAATTTTGTGTACTTTTGTCTGTCATCAAATGATATGCTCGTGAGCTCGGGAAAGGATTACTCTTGTGACCTTGTGCTAATACgaatattaaattaaattatctgGATGCTGCTGATCAGTACATTCTTGATATAGCTAATCCGGCCACCAATAAAGAAAACAAGGACTCCCTTATTACGCTTCATTATTTGCAATGAATGATGTATCGTTCTCTCTTTGTAGCCTTTGCCAAGACGATTGCAAATAATTGAGGATGAGTCACGACTCGCAGTGCCTCAACATCTTTTGTCGAGGAAACGAGGAATTTTTTGTCGAAGTGTTTGTGTGGCAAACATTTGAAATAATAGATTGCACTGATTACAGTCTTCTTAAGCGGTTCGCGGGACAAAGGTGGCGTGGTAGGTCCAGTCCCCCAGCAGCGGCGATGCGAGAGCTTCTGGGATAGCCGATTGGTGGACGAAAGTGCCGGATCGAGAGCGATGGAAAGATGACCTATTTCGGGCCGATTGTCGATTGTGATGCCGGTTAAGAAGGAAAAGATTGCACAGatggttttttattattgttgttagTACGGACAGAGCCGTATGGAGCACCAACCTCAACTGTTTGCACTCATGTTAATGCACTTTCAGGGTTCCAACCAACGTCTTGATGATAGTTGTTGATGataatattgattttttgtaGTCACTGAGATGACCAACGTGACCGCATGTGTAGCTCACATTAAACTAAGCTGTATGGACGTCAAGTATTAGCCTAAAGACTGTTATTAAATTGTAAGTCATAATTGTAATTTTTAGGAATGCAAAATCGTGTGGCGCTGTTTCGCACTGCATCCAGACCGTGTGGGAGCGGCAACAGTACCCGGTGGACAACGATGAAATTTGCAACATCTGCTTGGACATGGTGAAGCAGGCGCGCGATCAGCTCGAGAGCAACGAAACCCAAGCTGACCTGAAGGCCGTCTTCGAGGGTTCCTGCAACTTGATCCCGGTCAAGGTGGTAAAGAAGGAGTGTCGCAAGTTGGCTGACGACTTTATCCCGGAGCTGGTGGAGGCACTTGCATCGCAAATGAACCCGAACGTTGTGTGCAGCGTGGCAGGGCTGTGCAACAATGCGGCTATCGACAAACTGCTCGCAGAACTACCATCGACGCCGCAACCAAGCGATAGAGCAGAGGTGGTTACGGAACGGGAGAGCGAAGAGTATGACAATGAGAGCAATTACAAATTCACGTGTGCCAATTGCAACACTATCGCCGGTGATATTGTGAACCGTTTCCGCTCTTCTGACCGAGACATGGTGCTGGAGGGCTTCTTGCGCTTCTGTGGTCAGATGTCGTCGTACTCGGATGCTTGCTCGAGCATCGTGCTGTCGTATTTTGGCGAGATGTACGAGCAGCTGAGCAACCACCTGACGCAGGATgccgtttgccatttgagCGGTGTTTGCGCGAGCAAGTTCCACCAACacgagaaggaaaaagagAGCGAAGAGATCGAAATTAGGCCACTCGGTGGTGTCGGTGTGATAAAGATGGGGCCTGGCTGCACCGAAGGCGTTGACGATTGCCGGGATGATGTTCCGTGCAAGTTGTGCGAACAGTTGGTGGACCATCTGCGCGATGTCCTGATTGCGAATACTACCGAGCTCGAGTTCAAGCAGGTGCTGGAGGGGCTCTGCAAGCAGACGAAATCGTTCGCTGGCGAATGCACAAACTTGGTCGATCAGTATTATGGCGAGATCTACGAAACGCTGGTGCACAATCTGAACAGCAACGATGCCTGCTTTATGATCGGTGTCTGTCCGAAGAACGTCGGCGGAGGGGTTGGTAGTAGCGATGGTCCTCTGATGCCACTAGTCCCTGTTGCTGTCGCGGTTGAGCACGAAGcgtcgtccgtccgaccgGTACTGGGCGCAAACGAACCAACCCTTTCAACGCTCGAGATTCAACAGGCCCAGCTAACGATCGATCGCATCATGGGTGCTCCCAGCTCGCTTCAGTTGGTCGAATCCGGCAAGTACTGCACGCTGTGCGAGTATTTTATGCACTTCGTCCAGGAAGCGCTCAGTGAGCCCGGGAACGAGGATAGGATCAAGCAGGTTGTAGAAACCACCTGCAAGCGGCTACCGACATCGATTCGAGGCGAATGCCATAATTTCATCGACGTCTATGGTGATGCAGTGATTGCGCTACTCATACAATCGATGGATCCCCGACAAGTGTGTCCGACGATGCGCATGTGCCCGGCCAACGGTAACGTCGATGCGGAGGTGTTCGCACCGGGACAGGTCGAAGTAACGGTCGATGCGAATGCTGGCAGTGATAAGCCAACATGCCCACTATGCTTGTTCGCCGTTAGCCAACTCGAAGAATCGGTGAAGACCGATCGGTCAAAGAAGAACATTGAATCTGCGCTCAGCCGGCTTTGCACCACCCTGTCGCCCAAGCTGCGGATGGAATGTACCGACTTCGTGGACACCTACACTGCTGAGCTGGTCGAGATGTTGGCATCGGACTTTACGCCCCAGGAGATCTGCGTGTTCATCAAGCTGTGCGTCGATCAGCGGCCTGATCTGAGCCTGCTTGGCATGGAACTCGAATACGAACAGCGCTCACGAAAGGCAGAGGCCTCTTCGGGTGACATCGAGACGAACGAAATCCCCGACAGCACGGTCAACGGACACGTAACGATTGATCAGGCACCGATGTCTGGTACGCCCGAGTGCCTGGTTTGCCAGGAGATGGTGAAGCAAGCAGAAAAGCGTATCAAGAACAAGAAGAGTAgggatgaaataaaacatgcACTCGAGCACGTGTGCGACAGGATGAAGGTGAAGTATCAGCCGCGGTGTGAAAAGTACATGGAACAGCACATGGATCAGATCATTGAAATGGTGTTAAATCGATTGTCACCAAAGGAGATTTGCCACGCGCTAGGTTTCTGTCTCATCATGGAACCTGAAGAATGTAAGGAGTGACAACCTGCCTGTAGCTAATGGTAACCTTTTGCAGTATTGATAACATAtgtggcatttttttttattgtctaTCCAAACAGTGGAGGTTGACGAAGCGCTCCTCGACTATGTTGTTGAACCAGCTGTCGTAGATCCACCCAAAGAACTGCTGATCACGCCGTCGCGTGATGGAAGCTTGTCGAAGGAACCTCCCCAATGTGCCTTGTGTGAGTTCGTGATGGTTAAGCTGGAATCGGAGCTTGAGGATAAGAAAACGCGTGCCGAGATTGAGCGGGCTGTCCATAACGTTTGCTCCAAGATGCCCTCCACTATCAACAAGCAATGCAACAAGCTCGTCGATCAGTACGGTGAATTCATCATCAAATTCCTCCAAACGCTGCCACCTCGTGAGATCTGCATAAAGCTGGCAATCTGCGAGCCCCAAGCCCGCCAAGAAATAGCCCTTCTCGAGCAATCGAAGAGTAAGTAGTCCACGTGGGAACACTATGCGGTAGACGCTATCTGTCAGGACTGTTTCAGTACGTAGTCATTGCTCTTCCTCACAGGGGAAATCGTCGAATGTGCGGTTTGTCAGGGTGCGGTAAAATCGCTCGATGAGCTGTTAAGCGATGGAGGGCTTGAGCAACACATCACCAAGTACGCGGACCGCATATGCAACGCTCTTCCGGCTACCCACTATGCCCAGTGTGATCGACTACTGGCGGTGTATGGCATGAGCATGGCTCAGCAGCTAAAGCATTCGATCGAGCGCGAGCAAGTGTGCGTGAATATCGATATGTGCAGCACGATGCAgccagctgctggtggaccaTTGCTGATTGGGCGCGAGTTTGCCTCCGAGGAAGACGACGCAAAGCCCAGGGAAGATCTGAACGGCGATGTGGTGGTAGAGCACGTCTCGAAAAAACACGCAACCCTGCTCGGACAAAACCAATGCAGCTGGGGACCAGCGTACTGGTGCAAGGACGAAGCAACAGCCAAAGAGTGCAACGTGAGTATAGTACCACAGTATCTCCTCTTCCGAGTTAATTTATACCGAATgccaattgtttttttttctttacccGGCTTTTCCATCAACTGTCGCAGTCAACGGATTACTGCATGGACCGTAAGTTGGGCCTTTGGAAGCAGTAAAGAACTAGCGGTCAAACTCAACGGAGGAACCGGTTGGGGTCTTGGAGCAGCCTAAATGGAAATAGTTTGCGTGTAGTAGGGCAATGTATTTTTATAAGCACACTTCACCTGGAGAAGGGTCttcgataaaagaaaaacaataaaacacgaCAAGCGAATGGATTTACGTGTTCCAGGTGTTGTTTTTAGAATACAACACAACGCTTTAACAGAGTGAGGATACTTTTGAATGCACAAGGCACTGTATATGCAATGCACAATTCGAGTGTACTGCATTGTGGTTGATGCACCTTTCAGTCAAACCCAACAGAATATGAAAACATCTTTGCAAAgttgaatttgaaaaacaaatataaggctaccaaaaatcgaaaagtcTTCGTAGTCCGTCCAAAAGGGCAAGAGGGGGTGGACCCCGTTTGAGATGGCGGGACTACAATGATTAGAATATGGACCGCAAAGGAACCAAAACAAGAAGAATGCCATAATCAAAAAAGGTGcgtgaaaatagaaaagagaaaaggaaataGATGTTAAATGCAATTTTGGGCATCTTGTTTGATTCGTGTTAGGTTTTACAAAATCACGAAGCGCTCTTTCTCACATCAAGAACACTACTGTTAGGCAATGCTGTATtattcttttatttgtttcactttccgtATATGTGTTTTCGGATTCGGAAGCAAAAGTTAATTGGTGTTACTTAACTGAACAACAATTACCAATATTCTGTAAAAACAACACTAgacaataataaaaattgaccaaaattATATCCCAAAATGTGATTCATGTTTATCCCGTAAAAAATAGATAGTTTCGGTATGAAAGATAATAGTTTTACTTCTGAAAAGTACATAATTAAACGTAATTAGAACAAAGTAGAGCAAGTGAATGATACAAACGTTTGTTCCCCTCCCTCTATTGTTCTCTCTTTATTCATGCGCCTTGTGGATCCATGTGCTATCTCACGCGCTTAACGGAAACTCTGGTTCCGGTATGTCCGATATGTTTTTCTATGGTTTCCAACGTAGACTATGCAACATCTGGCCAGAGATTGCTGACACGGTTGACGAGTGCCGTTAATGGTACTTCCAACCGTGGTCGGTTGTCGTCCGACGAGAACGACGCATCGAGGGCTCACGTGGAATGTTTTCGGTTGGCTACCGGGTACTGCAGTTTTTATGTACAGCTCATCAGATTATTCTTCAATTGCttgacggcggtggcgacagCTGTTAGATTGAATTGCGGCACCAGTCCTACGGCACTTTGTCAATACTGCGCATTCGTCTCACAGGAATTTAAacatacagagagagagagagaaaaggaaagtGAGAAGATGCTCATAGTAGTAGGTCTATAGTAATCCCGCATAGGTAAAATCACCTCCAGATGGCTTTTTGCGTGCAGGGTCCACTCGTCCCGAGAGTTAAACATACGTCCGCACAACTCGCAAGTCCAGGATAGTggatggtgctgttgctggtgcgaTAGGGCCATGCTGGCTAGTTGCGCCGATCCGAccgctgcttgctgctggGACAACAGCTGGTTTGattggtgttgctgttgctgctgttgtaggtcctgctgttgctgctggtgctgtgccGCAAGGCTGTTGACCACCGTGGTGAGCGTTTGGGTCGCTAACGCTTGATGGTCGACCAGCAAGTTCTTATTGtcttccgttttgttttcctctttaATCGCCAAAATTGAATGAGATTGGGTGGGGGTGGGTGTTGGGAGTATCCCGCCAATTAGCATTGGCGAGTTGCATCCACAAACACGTGTGGGTGGGAAGCGGGTTTAATAAAGATTAGGAGAAAACATATCGAGAAACAAATAGAAAGAAAGTGAATGAGAACGAGGCGGAAGTGAGCGAGCCCCTCACAGCCCCGGGATCCAAACCTAGCGAGGGCGTCCGGTTCTGGCGCTTGCCGAGCGGCGCTATGTTCGTCGGCGTGATGTGCTTGAACTTGTTCATGTGTATGACCAGCTTGTCGCGACGTGCGAAGGCCCGATCGCACACCTCGCACACGTACGGTTTCTCGCCCGTGTGGATGCGCATGTGTATCGTCAGTTTGTCCTTCCGGGCCAAACCCTTCCCGCACACGCTACACTCGAAGACGGGTTTGGGGGGCGTCGTTAGCGCCACGTCGGCGCAAGTCCCTGTGCCACTTTTTGTCTTCCCCGACGAGCCACCCTTTCGCGACGAGCCCGTACCGAACGTGCTGGCGACCGAGGttacggcggccgcggcggcggcagcggcagcggcgactgcgacggccgccgacgatTGGTGCACCTGCTGGAGCGCCTTCAACCGCGTGGCCGGATGCATCGAGCCTCCCTCGGCGTACGGCTCCGTGAACGGTATCAGGTTGGGGCGCGGTATGTTCGGTGGTATCTCCGGTGACCTGACACGGGTCCgacgggggcgcgcgcgcacacacacggcagtGGCGGGACAGAgcggaaagtaaaaaaaaacaggagaaCAAGACAAGAAATTGACAAAAGGTTAGGTTAGAAGCTGTAGCTGGTGGCGAGGTGAGCCGATGTACCAGTTCCCCAAACTTTGAAGAACGCGTACTCCACCTTCGTATCCCAGACCGACGTCATCCGGCACGGTGAAGGTACTGTTGCtaccgctactgctgctactgctgccagcggcggctgctgcggcggtaACGGCGGCCGCCGATAGCGCCGCAGCAGCGGACGCCGCAGCAGTAgccgcagcggcggcagcggttgTGTTGGTGGCAAGAGAGGCGTCACCGGTGCTGCCTCCGctgccaccatcaccgccgccgctgctgccgccaccggttgCACCCGGGAGCGAAACGGCAGTGATCTGCGGCACCTTGATCGTGCTCGGGTACTGGTTGACAGTCGGATTCGGGAGCGAGGAGATGGTGGAGGACGTGCCGCTCGTGgcatgctgctgttgctgctgctgctgaaggcaCCCTCCCGTCTGGTGCGccaccgactgctgctgctgctgttgttgttgttgcgggtgtacttgttgctgttgcggaTGGTTGAGTtgatgctgttggtggtgatggtggtgatggaacGGTTGACTATCGTGGCTGGTCTTGGACTTTTTCACCGAGCGGGTCGAGCCttggcactgctgctgctgttgttgctgctgctgctgctgctgctggtgctgctggtgttgctgttgcagatgttgctgatgctgttggtgttgctgcagttgcagtGCAGCCTgcgccatctgctgctgcacgacCATGTGGGCCTCTAGGTAGGCGTTCTTCTGAGCCGGCGTCATTCTGTCGCCCCCCCGTTCACTGTTCCATCCTGCAAGCCCCAGAGGTTCCGGGGTATAAGAGAACACACGCAACATTAACAAAACACACTGTGACACAGCGCGCTGCGGGcacgccagcgagcgagcggagaagaaaaatcgataGCTAACTGCGGGTGGTCAGCGAATCAGGCCAGGTCGCACCGATGCGCCCGATGCACAGAGCCAACAAGGGCTCCAACAAACACGCTCCGGGAACGGGGTCCGGGATTTATCCGCAGCGGCGGCCAACACTTCCGGCGTGGGAGTGGCGGGGCAGGCCTCCGGTATGAGTCAACCGATAGGCTGACGAGAACGTCCGTAGCAGCAGTCACTGTCTTGGAGCCGTCTTCTTCGACGGATAGCCGGTTCGCCCAACGAATACAGAGTTGCCCTGTTTGATGAGCTGAGAAAGAGCTGTCACATACTGTCGAGGCCGTGAATGaacgcgcccgcgcgcgcgcgtatgtgtgttgCAGCAATGGTGCGCTGGTATTGGTGCGTGCACCGTCGGCACAACGGCGTTAAAATCGCGCGGCGCGCACGGGTTGCGATGCGAGAATTCGCGAAACATAATGCATTCATATGTGCCTATACACACTCATACACCAGCAAACACGCTCCCATGCTGTTTCAGCGATTGTTTGCCGTATGTTTGGCGGACCCCACAGGCAGGCTGCCGCAACCGAGATATCGATTCGGGTTGTGCTGTGTACATTCCGAGCAACGATGTAGCCAGGCCAGGCCCTATATAACGACCATAACGACCAATGGTAAATTTCTCGCCCATTTCATCAAACGGCAAGCTGCAAAATCGGATCACGAGGTCCACGATGTTGGTTGTAGGTTGATTTGGAAAATTAACGTACCCTGCGTCCGATGTCACATCGATCTTCAACCCCATCACTCTGTGTACGCAGGACAGAGAACGTTGACGTTGGATTTCATGATATCTCCTTCCTCCATACACCGAGTCAACGAGTGGGATGAATCCGCTGCTCGCTCGATGAATCTCTGGAGACCGGCCGGTTGATCGCGGCCACGGCTCTGGGGCAACATGACGAGAACAAAGAAATTGAATGCAAATCGGCGCGATTTTCTTCGGATACATCGTCTTGCAGGATTGACCAGTACTGTACGGTGAATACAGTAtatcattgatttttttttaggTCTCTAATAGTTAGTACCCAAATTCTAAGCCAGCGCGAATCCTGCATCAAGCGTTGCGTCTGTGTCTTAAAATCTTAAAAGAACTTGCCTAGTTAAAACATAAACTTGGCTCGGTAAGCTATCCATTGTTAGAGGCTGCATTTCAAAAGGTTTGAGGCTGGGGGTTTGAAAGGGTTTTGTCGTGATCCACGAGTGttaatgttttggtttctggTACTATAGAAAGCTGTCTTATCGCTAAAGCACTGTCTACTCTAACAACTCTATTACGGCACAGTGAAGACATATCAAACACAGGCTACAAGAAAGAAGCTTGCTGGCAAACTGCGTTTTTAATATGCCTATAACGCTGTAATTGTATACGAAATTCGTTTCTTGGGAAGCCCCTTACGaggtctgttcaaaaagtatcgcgacacAATTATTATTACAATTATTACTCTCAATTATTACACAATATTATCATGTCGACAGTATTCCTTGATTATCGTGGTGTGTTTTGTATtatgaattccttccaaatgCCCAAACTGACAACTATTTGGGTGCTGTGCGTTGTTTGCGCAATTCTGTGGGTAAAAAAAGCCCAGATTTATGGAGAGATTTATGGAATTATTGGGTTTTGCATCACCATAATGCATCTCACTCGTAATTCGTGATCATTGCGTCACAATCCATATCCATATCGTTCCGCAAACCATCGTAGTCACCAAGTGAGTTCTGGATATTCGCTAAACTCTAgaggccgctccgtggacaccttcGCTTGAATCTATAGAAGAGgtagaaaccgaaacgaagaacgcattGAAGACTATACGTTGCTTCATGTTTTGAAATctagaaaaaaacattggcaCATTGCATCCGGGGTGGACTCCTTTGAAGgggatgaaataaatttagaaaaataaataaagaatttttgagttataagcaaattcccgTTAGCAGGCCAGAGCAATAAATCAACATCcattttataaaataaatcCTCAAAGGCTACCATGGCTGCCATtaaaaaaagcagcaaaatcTGATCTGCACAATAGACCCTGTGTAAGAAATCCTCTGTAGTCatccaatttttattttctcggtagatggctgtaGTGATCGCCATCTCTTGA
This window of the Anopheles cruzii chromosome X, idAnoCruzAS_RS32_06, whole genome shotgun sequence genome carries:
- the LOC128274121 gene encoding uncharacterized protein LOC128274121, with amino-acid sequence MEKRLACFAGCWLLWLCFATVQSSPVKQSSDSSSNNKQLLGAKECTWGPSYWCSDIRNAKSCGAVSHCIQTVWERQQYPVDNDEICNICLDMVKQARDQLESNETQADLKAVFEGSCNLIPVKVVKKECRKLADDFIPELVEALASQMNPNVVCSVAGLCNNAAIDKLLAELPSTPQPSDRAEVVTERESEEYDNESNYKFTCANCNTIAGDIVNRFRSSDRDMVLEGFLRFCGQMSSYSDACSSIVLSYFGEMYEQLSNHLTQDAVCHLSGVCASKFHQHEKEKESEEIEIRPLGGVGVIKMGPGCTEGVDDCRDDVPCKLCEQLVDHLRDVLIANTTELEFKQVLEGLCKQTKSFAGECTNLVDQYYGEIYETLVHNLNSNDACFMIGVCPKNVGGGVGSSDGPLMPLVPVAVAVEHEASSVRPVLGANEPTLSTLEIQQAQLTIDRIMGAPSSLQLVESGKYCTLCEYFMHFVQEALSEPGNEDRIKQVVETTCKRLPTSIRGECHNFIDVYGDAVIALLIQSMDPRQVCPTMRMCPANGNVDAEVFAPGQVEVTVDANAGSDKPTCPLCLFAVSQLEESVKTDRSKKNIESALSRLCTTLSPKLRMECTDFVDTYTAELVEMLASDFTPQEICVFIKLCVDQRPDLSLLGMELEYEQRSRKAEASSGDIETNEIPDSTVNGHVTIDQAPMSGTPECLVCQEMVKQAEKRIKNKKSRDEIKHALEHVCDRMKVKYQPRCEKYMEQHMDQIIEMVLNRLSPKEICHALGFCLIMEPEELEVDEALLDYVVEPAVVDPPKELLITPSRDGSLSKEPPQCALCEFVMVKLESELEDKKTRAEIERAVHNVCSKMPSTINKQCNKLVDQYGEFIIKFLQTLPPREICIKLAICEPQARQEIALLEQSKREIVECAVCQGAVKSLDELLSDGGLEQHITKYADRICNALPATHYAQCDRLLAVYGMSMAQQLKHSIEREQVCVNIDMCSTMQPAAGGPLLIGREFASEEDDAKPREDLNGDVVVEHVSKKHATLLGQNQCSWGPAYWCKDEATAKECNSTDYCMDRKLGLWKQ
- the LOC128274150 gene encoding transcriptional regulator ovo, which codes for MTPAQKNAYLEAHMVVQQQMAQAALQLQQHQQHQQHLQQQHQQHQQQQQQQQQQQQQCQGSTRSVKKSKTSHDSQPFHHHHHHQQHQLNHPQQQQVHPQQQQQQQQQSVAHQTGGCLQQQQQQQHATSGTSSTISSLPNPTVNQYPSTIKVPQITAVSLPGATGGGSSGGGDGGSGGSTGDASLATNTTAAAAAATAAASAAAALSAAAVTAAAAAAGSSSSSSGSNSTFTVPDDVGLGYEGGVRVLQSLGNWSPEIPPNIPRPNLIPFTEPYAEGGSMHPATRLKALQQVHQSSAAVAVAAAAAAAAAAVTSVASTFGTGSSRKGGSSGKTKSGTGTCADVALTTPPKPVFECSVCGKGLARKDKLTIHMRIHTGEKPYVCEVCDRAFARRDKLVIHMNKFKHITPTNIAPLGKRQNRTPSLAIKEENKTEDNKNLLVDHQALATQTLTTVVNSLAAQHQQQQQDLQQQQQQHQSNQLLSQQQAAVGSAQLASMALSHQQQHHPLSWTCELCGRMFNSRDEWTLHAKSHLEY